In one window of Bacillota bacterium DNA:
- the cas2 gene encoding CRISPR-associated endonuclease Cas2 — MQTLVIYDIRNDKIRNRVAERCKDAGLARIQYSAFIGDLNHNRREALFLKLRQTLGKKTGNIRLYPLCDKDLRLMKEIAVSEEDPAKGKQSPQVKAND, encoded by the coding sequence ATGCAAACACTTGTGATATATGATATCCGAAATGATAAAATCCGCAACCGGGTCGCAGAGCGGTGTAAAGACGCGGGGCTGGCTCGCATACAGTATAGTGCCTTTATCGGAGATCTAAACCACAACCGTAGGGAGGCGCTTTTTTTAAAACTACGCCAAACTCTCGGCAAAAAGACAGGAAACATCCGGCTCTATCCGCTTTGTGATAAGGATTTGCGCTTAATGAAAGAGATAGCGGTTTCAGAAGAAGACCCTGCCAAGGGCAAGCAAAGTCCGCAGGTGAAGGCTAATGACTGA
- the cas4 gene encoding CRISPR-associated protein Cas4 — MTDRPAAQGIELTVTDVKQYIYCPRVVYFTYCMALIRPTTTKMELGKQSHACEEGLQKRRTLVKYQLIKGERRFNLRLRSERLGLSGMLDMAIFTRREAIPVEFKMSTKGPSLNHKYQLAAYAMLLEDELFIRGKPRVICQGSLKPRRYVRRGFIHYIPTRRVHEIEITPNMREYVKRILTDIREMVASESIPEATRRKNRCRDCEFARFCADIT; from the coding sequence ATGACTGATAGGCCTGCAGCTCAGGGGATTGAGCTTACCGTTACCGACGTTAAGCAATATATTTATTGCCCACGGGTTGTCTATTTTACCTACTGTATGGCTCTTATCAGGCCGACTACGACCAAGATGGAACTTGGCAAACAATCACATGCTTGCGAAGAGGGCTTGCAGAAGCGGCGTACCCTTGTAAAATACCAGCTTATTAAAGGCGAAAGACGGTTTAACTTGCGCCTTAGGTCAGAGCGACTTGGCCTTAGCGGTATGCTTGATATGGCTATCTTTACGCGGCGCGAGGCAATCCCTGTTGAGTTTAAAATGTCTACAAAAGGGCCCTCGCTAAACCATAAGTACCAGCTTGCCGCATATGCCATGCTTCTTGAGGATGAACTTTTTATAAGAGGCAAGCCCAGAGTTATCTGCCAGGGGTCCCTAAAGCCAAGGCGTTACGTAAGGCGCGGATTTATCCACTATATTCCAACACGCCGGGTCCATGAGATAGAGATAACGCCAAATATGAGGGAGTATGTTAAACGTATCCTTACAGACATAAGGGAGATGGTTGCCAGCGAGTCGATTCCCGAGGCGACCAGGCGCAAAAACCGCTGCCGCGATTGCGAATTTGCCCGCTTTTGCGCTGATATTACATGA